In the Alphaproteobacteria bacterium genome, one interval contains:
- a CDS encoding penicillin-binding protein 1A, with product MVLRFVAGLFGVLMLTLVALGGSGLWLLYTYGRELPDYQQLAHYEPPTVTRVHAGDGRLLAEYAREKRIFVPVSAMPVRVVRAFLSAEDKNFFSHGGINLLSVVRAAVTNLLNLVKRRRPVGASTITHQVAKNVLLATELSRERKIKEAILALRIERAFSKEQILELYLNEIYLGFGSYGVAAAALNYFNKPLDELSLAEAAYLAALPKAPNNYHPIRRYQAAKGRRDWVIGRMVEDGHISAEVAVWARTARLVVRPRSETEFVTAPFFAEEVRRYLIGRYGEGGLYEGGLSVRTTMSPRLQSLARRTLRAGLTAYDRRHGWRGPLFTIEPDERWAEKLAELAPPAGIGEWSLAMILALGDQGAELGFASGARGYLPFAGMAWARPWRQKQRWGSKPKRPSDVVAVGDVVLVAALGGEQPGLYTLEQIPDINGALVALDPHTGRVLALVGGYDFEASEFNRATQAQRQPGSAFKPVVYAAALENGFTPSSLVLDAPFVVDQGPGQGKWKPANYTKKFYGPSTLRLGIEKSRNLMTVRLAQFIGMEAVVAYARRFGVVDEMPQVLSMALGAGETTLLRLTAAYAMLVNGGKRIQPSIIDRIQDRRGATVFRHDERPCEGCREAHRHGRKPPRIPDLRTQVVEPATAYQLVSMLEGVVERGTGRIVRTVKKPLAGKTGTTNDAFDTWFIGFAPDLVVGVFAGFDRPRTLGRGEQGASVAAPIFRDFMAGALAQQPAVPFRIPAGIRLVRVSAATGLPAQPGDQRVILEAFKPGSEPSRQGPVLDGSQGLARSGPGNSGTGGLY from the coding sequence ATGGTTCTGAGGTTCGTGGCCGGGCTCTTTGGAGTCCTGATGCTGACGCTGGTGGCGCTGGGGGGCAGCGGGCTGTGGCTGCTTTACACCTATGGCCGCGAGCTGCCCGACTACCAGCAACTGGCCCATTACGAGCCGCCGACGGTGACCCGGGTGCATGCCGGCGACGGCCGGCTGCTGGCGGAATATGCCCGCGAGAAGCGCATTTTCGTGCCGGTCAGCGCCATGCCCGTGCGCGTCGTCCGGGCCTTTCTTTCGGCCGAGGACAAGAACTTCTTCAGCCACGGCGGTATCAATTTGCTCTCCGTGGTGCGGGCCGCCGTCACCAACCTGCTCAACCTGGTCAAGAGGCGCCGGCCGGTCGGCGCCTCGACCATCACCCACCAGGTGGCCAAGAATGTCCTGCTCGCCACCGAGCTCTCCCGGGAGCGCAAGATCAAAGAAGCCATTCTGGCGCTGCGCATCGAGCGCGCTTTTTCCAAGGAGCAGATCCTCGAGCTTTACCTCAACGAGATTTATCTCGGCTTTGGCTCCTATGGCGTGGCGGCGGCGGCGCTGAATTATTTCAACAAGCCACTGGACGAGCTCAGCCTGGCCGAAGCGGCCTATCTGGCGGCCTTGCCCAAGGCGCCCAACAACTACCATCCCATCCGCCGCTACCAGGCCGCCAAGGGGCGCCGCGACTGGGTCATCGGGCGTATGGTCGAGGATGGCCACATCAGTGCCGAAGTGGCGGTCTGGGCCAGGACGGCGAGACTGGTGGTGCGGCCCCGCAGCGAGACCGAATTCGTCACCGCGCCTTTCTTCGCCGAGGAAGTCCGGCGCTATTTGATTGGGCGCTACGGCGAGGGCGGCCTTTACGAAGGTGGCCTTTCGGTGCGCACCACCATGTCGCCCAGGCTGCAAAGCCTGGCCCGGCGCACGCTCAGGGCCGGGCTTACGGCCTACGACCGGCGCCACGGCTGGCGCGGTCCGCTGTTCACCATCGAGCCCGACGAGCGCTGGGCCGAGAAACTGGCCGAACTGGCGCCGCCGGCTGGCATCGGTGAGTGGTCGCTGGCCATGATCCTGGCGCTGGGCGATCAAGGCGCCGAGCTCGGCTTTGCCAGCGGCGCCCGCGGCTATCTGCCCTTTGCCGGCATGGCCTGGGCCCGGCCCTGGCGTCAGAAACAGCGTTGGGGCTCCAAGCCCAAGCGGCCCAGCGACGTGGTGGCGGTCGGCGACGTGGTTCTCGTGGCGGCCCTCGGCGGCGAGCAACCCGGCCTCTACACCCTCGAGCAGATCCCCGACATCAACGGTGCCTTGGTGGCGCTCGATCCCCACACCGGCCGGGTGCTAGCCCTGGTCGGTGGCTACGACTTCGAGGCCAGCGAGTTCAACCGCGCGACGCAAGCCCAGCGCCAGCCCGGCTCGGCCTTCAAACCGGTGGTCTATGCGGCGGCCCTGGAGAATGGCTTCACGCCGTCGAGTCTGGTCCTCGACGCGCCATTCGTGGTCGACCAAGGGCCCGGCCAGGGCAAATGGAAACCGGCCAACTACACCAAAAAATTCTACGGCCCCAGCACGCTCAGGCTGGGCATCGAAAAATCGCGCAACCTGATGACCGTGCGCCTGGCCCAGTTCATCGGCATGGAAGCGGTGGTCGCCTATGCCCGGCGCTTCGGCGTCGTCGACGAGATGCCCCAAGTGCTGTCGATGGCGCTGGGCGCGGGCGAGACCACGCTGCTCAGGCTGACGGCCGCCTATGCCATGCTGGTCAACGGCGGCAAGCGCATCCAGCCCAGTATCATCGACCGCATCCAGGACCGCCGCGGCGCCACCGTGTTCCGCCACGACGAACGTCCCTGCGAGGGCTGCCGCGAGGCGCACCGGCACGGCCGCAAGCCGCCCCGGATCCCCGACCTGCGCACCCAGGTGGTCGAGCCGGCCACCGCCTATCAGCTGGTTTCGATGCTCGAGGGCGTGGTCGAGCGCGGCACCGGCCGCATCGTGCGCACGGTCAAGAAACCGCTGGCCGGTAAGACCGGCACCACCAACGACGCCTTCGATACCTGGTTCATCGGTTTTGCCCCCGACCTGGTGGTCGGCGTCTTCGCCGGCTTCGACAGGCCGCGCACGCTGGGCCGGGGCGAGCAGGGGGCCAGCGTGGCGGCGCCCATCTTCCGCGACTTCATGGCCGGGGCGCTGGCCCAGCAGCCGGCGGTGCCCTTCCGCATCCCGGCCGGCATCCGTCTGGTCCGGGTCAGCGCCGCCACCGGCCTGCCGGCCCAGCCCGGCGACCAGCGCGTCATCCTCGAAGCCTTCAAGCCGGGCAGCGAGCCGAGCCGCCAGGGACCGGTGCTCGACGGCTCGCAAGGCCTGGCCCGTTCCGGCCCCGGGAACTCGGGCACCGGCGGGCTGTATTGA